In Pseudomonadota bacterium, the sequence AAAGAGAAAAGAAATTCCGCGCCCGGCAGACCTTCAACAACTCTTCGAAGAAGGTGCAGATATCTTCACCGGTTTCCCGCAGATAGGCAAATAAACAGGGAAAATAGCGATTGTTGTGGAAGGCCTCCAGACATTCGCCGAGCCAGTAGAGATGGCTCAGGGTCCGGTGATCCATCTGCGGGGTGGCCAAGACCTGATACGGCGGCTTTCGGCTGTGCACCAGGCCGGGAACACCGCTGATTCCGGTTCCCGGCAGAACCTTCAGAAGTCCCATCTGGATATAGTGCGGACCCATGGCGAAAACCTCCCGGACTCCGTTGCGGAAGGAGGATGCGGTTTCCTCGGGCAGACCGAGGATCAGATCGGCATGGAGGTGGATGTTGTCCAGGGCGGCCAATCGGCGGATATTCTCTCCCACCTTTTTGAGATCCATCACCCGGTTGACCGCCGCCAGGGTCTCCGGGTGGGTGGACTGGATGCCCAGTTCAAACTGGAACCGCCCCGGCGGCAGCTCCGCGAGAAAGGCGAACATCTCCTCACTGAAAAGATCCGGGGCCATCTCGAAATGAAAGAGGGTCTCCCCCCCCTGTTCGGAGAGAAAGCGCCAGATTTCCAAAGCCCGGTCCGCATTCGCGTTAAAGGTCCGGTCGACGAACTTGATGATCTTCGGCCGGTGCTTGAGGATCGCCGCGAGCTCCCTTTTGACCTGTTCAACATCCTTCCGGTTCATGCCGCGTTCCACCGAGGAAAGGCAATAGCTGCAGGAAAAGGGACAGCCCCGGCAGGATTCATAATAGATATGGCGGTTATGCAGAACCCCGGTCAGGTCTCCATCCGTATAAGGGGAGGGGAATGGCCCGCCTGGTCTGCACTCATAAACCGGGGCCAGTCGGTTATGCTGCAGATCTTCATAAAATGAGGGAGAAAGCCCTTCCACCTCACCTTTGATGACCGTGGTCTTGGCGGGCAGCTGGTCCCGGCTGAAAGCGGCGGCCTGGGGGCCGCCCAGTACGAACGGGACCTCCGGCAGAATCCGGGCCAGATCGTCGAGCAGCTGCAGGACCAGTTCGGAGTTCCAGATATAGACCGAAAAGAAGATGGCGAAAGGGCTCCCCTCGCTTATGCTAAGAAGGGTCTGATAATACGGGTCGTTGATGGTCAGCTGCCGGAGCTCAATTGCCGCAGCAGGAAGATTTTTCCGCAGCTCTTCCCTGACATAGAAAAGCGCGAGACAGGAGTGGATATAACGGCCGTTAAAGGCTATAAGTCTGATCTGCATCGCCGTATTTGACATGGGATGATGTCT encodes:
- a CDS encoding DUF4080 domain-containing protein, translating into MQIRLIAFNGRYIHSCLALFYVREELRKNLPAAAIELRQLTINDPYYQTLLSISEGSPFAIFFSVYIWNSELVLQLLDDLARILPEVPFVLGGPQAAAFSRDQLPAKTTVIKGEVEGLSPSFYEDLQHNRLAPVYECRPGGPFPSPYTDGDLTGVLHNRHIYYESCRGCPFSCSYCLSSVERGMNRKDVEQVKRELAAILKHRPKIIKFVDRTFNANADRALEIWRFLSEQGGETLFHFEMAPDLFSEEMFAFLAELPPGRFQFELGIQSTHPETLAAVNRVMDLKKVGENIRRLAALDNIHLHADLILGLPEETASSFRNGVREVFAMGPHYIQMGLLKVLPGTGISGVPGLVHSRKPPYQVLATPQMDHRTLSHLYWLGECLEAFHNNRYFPCLFAYLRETGEDICTFFEELLKVCRARNFFSLSATQEFCNSLLCEVISGRNDCELIRELLRYDWLRCGHRFLPEPLADENLAELRKHLSRTLGVNFPPYYDYRSRDEFFRKSFFAAFSGSALQRLGLGDGTKDGIVCFLPDREPGIHSFQKVCLLPG